The genome window AGCTTGGCGGTCTCGTAGCGGTCGGAGCCGTTGATGCGGTTGACGGTGTAGCCGTCGCCCTTGATGGCGGTCTCGACGGAGGTCGGGATGACCGTGGTGCCACCGATCAGCCAGATGTTCTTGGCGCCGAGGCGCTTGATCTCGGCCTTGGTCGCGTCGTCGGCGCCCTTGTCGCTCACGTAGAGGATCGGGGCGTTGGCGACACCGGCGAGGTAGGAGGCGGTGAGGCCGTCCACCGTGGCGTAGCCGTTGACGAGGATGACGTTGTCGGCCTTGTCGAACGCGGCCTTGGAGGCGGCGATCGCGGTGCCGTAGCGGTCATCGCCCTGGATGCGCTGGTCGAACTTGAAGTTGGCGTCGGCGTTGGCGGCACCGGCGAGGGCGAGGGCGCCACCACCGAGGCAGACCGCGAGAGCGAGCGTCCCCGCGGCGGTGCGCTTCGCCATGTTGCGAGCAGACATGTGAATGTCCTCCATGGAATGAACGGTTGGGGACGCTGGTCCCCGGGCCTGGGAAGGACCCGGGGTTCCGGGTCTTCCAGATCCGCCGTCCGGCGGATCCGGACATTACGGACTGTGTTTCTTCCTCACCTCTCGGTGACGACAAGGAAGAAGTTAGCCGGGCCGCTGCCCCAACCGTGGGATTTCCAAACATGGCGCGTGTCGGCGTGTCGCAGCGCGGCACGAACGGCCGCTGACCTGCGGTGACGCCGAACCACATCGTTGTGGTCCGCGCGTGTCGCGGCGGCGTCGCCGTGGTGGGTCGCGCCTCACGGGAGCCGGAGGAAGCTCCCCCGTTCGGCGTACGAGAACAGTGCCCCACCGCGACACGCCACGCGTCGCGACACGCCCCAATCGACTCGGAAATCTTTTTGCGTCCCGCTCGTCACGCGAGTCACACGAACGTCGATATCGGAAGAACCGCCACCAATCCGGACAGAACGACCCTCGCGACCTGCGAGTTTGCCCAGACTCGCCCCCCTCGCCCCCGGAGGACGGCCGCTGCGACCGAGATGTGACTCAACGTGACGGCCGGCGGAATGCCCGACAGCGCCACCCAGCGTCTCGTCGCCGCCCGCGACGGCGAAGGCGCGTCGTGCACGTCGACCGCGGCGTCACCACCACGCACCGTGTTCTCGTGCCACGTCCGCGCCCGGGGCAGGGGTGGGCGGCCTGCCACCGACGGATGGGTGATCCCCGCACCGGCTGCTCGACCCGCCACCGCCACCTGTCGATCAGGGGGACGTGAGAGGACTCGCCCCCGAGGCCGGCGCGCCGCGCGCTGCGCTCGGCGTGTGCGCTGCCGCGCTCGTCGTCGTCGTCCTCATCGGACTGTCTCAGCCCGACCCGGCGGCCAAGACCACGGCCATGGCCGTCTACGTGACCGGCCTTGCCAGCGCGCTGCTGACCCTGCGGTGGCGCCTGCGCCGCACTCCCCCGGCCACCCCGGACCACCAGCTGTGGGCCAACCTGGGCCGAGCGCTGGTCGCCGGGGTGCTCGCCGTGGTGGTCATCGTGGTGGGCAACGCGACCGGTGGAGCCGGGACCTGGGTGCCGCCGACCCTCGCGTCGCTGATGCTCCTGGGGGTGGCGCTCAACTACCTGGGCGTCATCCGGTGGACCAGCCCCACGGAGCACCGCGCGCGGGTGGACCCGGACCACCTGGTCAACGCCGTCTGCTGCGCCCTCGTGCTGGTCGCGGGCGCGCTGCTGGCCGCCAGCGCGTGGACCGGGGACCAGCGCCTCCTGCACGACTCCCGCTTCCCCCTCCTGGTGCAGGCCGCCTGCTCCCTCGTGGAGGCCGCGGTGATGGCCGGCACCACGCGCGGGTGGGCGCGCCGCGGCGACCTGCGACCCGTGGTCCTGACAGCCGCCCTGCTGGCGGGCATGGGCATCAACCTCACGCTGCTGGTGGTGAGGGACCCCTCGGGGCTGCTGCCGTGGGCGCTGCTCCCCCACGGCGTGTGGGCCGCCGCGCTGGCGCTGTGCGCGCTGCTGCCCCAGGTGGCGCACCCGCGGGACCGGCACGACGTCGCCGTCAGCAGCACCAGCGGCTTCGCCGTGGTGGTCCTGGCCCTGCCCGTGGCGGCCGTGGCCGCGCAGCGCGGCCTCGGGGTGGTGGCGGTGCTCGCCACCGCGGCCCTGCTGGGCTCGGCGACCCGCCTGCTGCTGGACGTGCGCGAGCTGCGCCAGGTGCTGCTCGAGCGGCGCGCCTCCCTCGTCGACGACCTCACCTCCCTGTCCAGCCGCCGCGGCATCCACGCGGTGCTGGAGCGGGCGCTGTCCGAGCAGCGCCCCCTGGTGGTGGCCGTGCTCGACCTCAACCGCTTCAAGGACGTCAACGACGCCCTCGGCCACGCCGCCGGAGACCAGCTCCTGCGCACCGTGGCCGCCAGGCTCCGCTCCCTGCTGCTGCCCGGCGAGGTGGCCGGCCGCCTCGGCGGCGACGAGTTCGTGGTGGTGGCGCCCTGCTGCTCCCCCACCACGCCGCAGGAGCGGGCTGCGGAGCTGGGCGCCGCCATCACCTGCCAGCTCAGCGCTCCGGCGCCGCTCGGCGCGCTGGTGGTGCAGGTGGAGGCCAGCACGGGCACCAGCACCTGGCAGCCCCCGTCCTCCCCCGCTGCTCCTGAGGACGACGACGGCGACGCCGGCTCGCTGGCCGCCCGGCTGCTGCGCGCCGCCGACGCCGCCATGTACGACGCCAAGCGGTCCGGCGGCGGCTGGGTCCCCCACGACGCGGCCCGCCACGACGACACCGCGGGCCAGCTGGCACTCGCCACCGACCTGCGCGCCGCCCTGGTCACCGGGCAGCTGCTGCTGCACCACCAGCCGCAGGTGCGCGCCGACTCCGGCACCCCCGTGGGCGTGGAGGCGCTGGTGCGCTGGCAGCACCCGCGCCTCGGACTGCTCGGACCGGAGTGCTTCCTCGACCTCGCCGAGACCCACGGGCTGATGGGACTGCTCACCGAGGAGGTGCTGCGCCTCGGCGTGGCCCAGCAGGGCGCGTGGCGCCGCGACGGCCTGCTCACGCGGTTGTCGCTGAACCTGCCCGCGAGCGCCCTGCACGACCTGGACCTGCCGCGCCGCGTGGACGCGCTGCTGCTCGAGCACGGCGTGCCGGGGTCCAGCCTGGTGCTGGAGGTGACCGAGTCCGTGCTGCTGCGGGACCCGGAGCGGTCCCGGACGGTGGTGCAGGCGCTGCGCGGGTCGGGCGTCCGCGTGAGCATCGACGACTTCGGCACCGGCCACTCCTCCCTGGCGCGGCTGCAGGGCCTGGCCGTGGACGAGCTGAAGCTGGACGCGACCTTCACCGGTGAGCTGCTGGTGGACGAGCGGTCCCGCACGATCGTGGCCGGGACCGTGGCGATGGCCCACGCGCTGGGGTTGAGCGTGGTGGCCGAGGGCGTGGAGGACGACGCGACGCTGGGGGCGCTGCGCGAGCTCGGCTGCGACGAGGCGCAGGGCTACTTCGTCGCCCGGCCGATGCCGGCCGCGCAGCTGCCGGTCTGGTGGCGGGAGCGCGGGGGGCCGATCGGGTGCCTTCCGGCCGCTGGCGCCGAAGGCGACGGCTCCACCGGCCGATCCCTGGTGCATGAGCACTGAGCCGCGCGGCGCCCTCACCTTCGGCAGCCTCTTCAGCGGCTCCCAGACCTGCACCCGGCTCACCCGACCCACCCGACCCGCGCTGGCCCGCGTCCTGGACCGCGTGCGCGCCCTCGTGTGGCCCCCCGCCTGCTCCCAGCCCCACCACTGACCGGGGAGGGAGCCAGCCGGACTCGAACGACCTGGACTCCCCTGACCGCCAGGATGTCGGCGACTCTTCCCGTGCACGTCGCCGTGCAGATCCTCGAAGAGCTCCAGCACCGTCCTCACGCTCCGTCATCCGCAGGTCTGTCGGTCTGTGCCTGCGGCGGCGAGCTGCTGGACTGCTCCATCGCCAGGTCGTTCCGGCCGTGAGCTGGCGGTGGCGTGGCTGCAGCGCAGCGGTCCGCGCGTAGACGTCAGCGCCGTGCCTGGACCTGCTCGACAGGTCCCGGCAACGGTCCTGCGCAGAGGCCCCGCGGAGATCCCCGGGCTGTCGGTGGTGGCCTCTAGGTTCAGAGACGTGATCGACGGCGAGGTGCTCGGCGGGTGCGCTCCCACGCACCCCGTCCTGTGCGCGCCCGGGCAGATCACCCAGGCAGCGGGTTCCCTGCTGGCCAGCTCCGGGGCGTCGCTGTCGCTGGCGCAGTTGCAGGCCGCCTACCTCCAGCTGCAGGCGGCCCAAGCCGCGGTGGCGGCCGCCCAGCTGCACCTGACCCGCATGCTCGTCGAGCACGAGCGCCCCCACCGCCGCAAGGCACCGGGCACCCAGACCA of Quadrisphaera sp. RL12-1S contains these proteins:
- a CDS encoding cell wall-binding repeat-containing protein translates to MSARNMAKRTAAGTLALAVCLGGGALALAGAANADANFKFDQRIQGDDRYGTAIAASKAAFDKADNVILVNGYATVDGLTASYLAGVANAPILYVSDKGADDATKAEIKRLGAKNIWLIGGTTVIPTSVETAIKGDGYTVNRINGSDRYETAKL
- a CDS encoding putative bifunctional diguanylate cyclase/phosphodiesterase codes for the protein MRGLAPEAGAPRAALGVCAAALVVVVLIGLSQPDPAAKTTAMAVYVTGLASALLTLRWRLRRTPPATPDHQLWANLGRALVAGVLAVVVIVVGNATGGAGTWVPPTLASLMLLGVALNYLGVIRWTSPTEHRARVDPDHLVNAVCCALVLVAGALLAASAWTGDQRLLHDSRFPLLVQAACSLVEAAVMAGTTRGWARRGDLRPVVLTAALLAGMGINLTLLVVRDPSGLLPWALLPHGVWAAALALCALLPQVAHPRDRHDVAVSSTSGFAVVVLALPVAAVAAQRGLGVVAVLATAALLGSATRLLLDVRELRQVLLERRASLVDDLTSLSSRRGIHAVLERALSEQRPLVVAVLDLNRFKDVNDALGHAAGDQLLRTVAARLRSLLLPGEVAGRLGGDEFVVVAPCCSPTTPQERAAELGAAITCQLSAPAPLGALVVQVEASTGTSTWQPPSSPAAPEDDDGDAGSLAARLLRAADAAMYDAKRSGGGWVPHDAARHDDTAGQLALATDLRAALVTGQLLLHHQPQVRADSGTPVGVEALVRWQHPRLGLLGPECFLDLAETHGLMGLLTEEVLRLGVAQQGAWRRDGLLTRLSLNLPASALHDLDLPRRVDALLLEHGVPGSSLVLEVTESVLLRDPERSRTVVQALRGSGVRVSIDDFGTGHSSLARLQGLAVDELKLDATFTGELLVDERSRTIVAGTVAMAHALGLSVVAEGVEDDATLGALRELGCDEAQGYFVARPMPAAQLPVWWRERGGPIGCLPAAGAEGDGSTGRSLVHEH